The following is a genomic window from Pedobacter sp. KBS0701.
TTAAACATTTACGATAGCGATGATAAATATTATGTTGTAGGAAGTAATTTCGACATTGCTCAATTTAATCAACCACTGGTAACCGAAAGGCGGGATAAATACAGTTTCCCTTTTGGCGATGCAGAGATCGTACAGATTGCTTTTTCGGGCATTTACATTGTTTACGGCGATATGGTGGTGAAACAAAGCCGCCTGCGCATTAAATCTTTTGATGAACCTGATATGGTAGAGCTCCACTTTGCACTTACTGGCGGAGGCATTATGGAAAATTACCTCACCAATAAACGCCTGGATATTAAAGCAAACCAGCATAACATTATTTATAGTCCTGATTTTGACGGGATGGCAGAGTTTGATACGGGAGGTCCGCATAAATTTTTTGAGATAAATTTTGAAAGGTCACGTTTTATTGATTTAACCAGCGAAAGCAGCATCCTGTTAAAGAATTTTGCCGAAAACATCATGAACAGCCGTTCGGTAGAAATTTCATCAGAAAACCTGCCCATTACCCTGGCCATGCACAGCTGCATTAAAGATATTATGAACTGCCATTTTACAGGTGGGTTAAAATTATTGTTTCTTCAGTCTAAATGTTTGGAACTGCTTGCACTACAGGCCCAAGCTTTTGAACAAGCAGCTAAAAAAACCGTAAATCCTGCTATTAAATCGGCTTATGATAAAGAAAGGATCTATTATGTCCGGGAATACCTGCTGGCCAATGCCAATCATCCGCCATCT
Proteins encoded in this region:
- a CDS encoding AraC family transcriptional regulator, giving the protein MALNIYDSDDKYYVVGSNFDIAQFNQPLVTERRDKYSFPFGDAEIVQIAFSGIYIVYGDMVVKQSRLRIKSFDEPDMVELHFALTGGGIMENYLTNKRLDIKANQHNIIYSPDFDGMAEFDTGGPHKFFEINFERSRFIDLTSESSILLKNFAENIMNSRSVEISSENLPITLAMHSCIKDIMNCHFTGGLKLLFLQSKCLELLALQAQAFEQAAKKTVNPAIKSAYDKERIYYVREYLLANANHPPSLTELAKTAGINEFKLKHGFKEVFKNTVFGYLSDYKLMRAKELLADSSKDIKNISDELGYSSVQHFSSAFSKKFGISPGKAR